Part of the bacterium genome, GGTGGACAGATCAGTATCAAAATTGGTTTGATAGCCGCCATTGTTGCCGCCATTTTTGGTACGGTCTATGGTGCTATTTCAGGTTATGCGTCACGCAGAGTTGATAATCTTATGATGCGCTTTGTAGATGTGATGTATTCTTTGCCTTACATGTTCTTGGTGATTATTTTTATTACCATGACCGACAGTAAAAGCGAAATGCTACTTTTTGCAGCCTTGGGGCTTGTGGGTTGGTTGACCACAGCCAGGATTGTAAGGGGGCAAGTGTTGGGCTTAAAAAACAGAGAGTTTGTTCTGGCCGCAAAAAGTGTTGGGGTGAGCTCAGCCGGTATTATTTTTAAGCATTTGATTCCTAACACACTTGGTCCCGTGATTATTTATTTTACGCTCACTGTGCCAACCATGATTTTACAGGAAGCCTTTTTATCCTTTTTAGGTTTAGGTGTTCAGCCTCCAAAACCAAGTTTGGGTTCTTTGATTAACGACGGTGCCAATCATATGATTGCTTTTTGGTGGGAGTTGGTTTTCCCAGGTATGTTTATGGCAATTTTATTGTTTTGTTTAAACTTTTTAGGTGATGGGGTCAGAGACGCTTTGGATCCTCAAATGAGGAAGGACTAAATTATTATGTCAAACGTATTGAGTATTAATAACTTAAAAACATATTTTAAAACAGAAGATGGAGTTGTCAAAGCCTGTGATGGTGTTTCTTATGAGCTTAAAAAGGGAGAAGTTTTAGGTGTCGTTGGAGAGAGTGGTAGTGGTAAGTCTGTAACCGCAATGTCAGTTATGCAATTGGTGCCGCAGCCTCCGGGCTATTATGCTGGGGGAGAGATTATTTTTGAAGGCAAGGACTTGTTGAAATTATCTCAAAAACAAATGCGTGATATCAGAGGTGAGAGTATTTCTATGATCTTTCAAGATCCAATGACTGCTTTAAACCCTTATCTAAAAATTGGTACACAATTGATTGAAGTATTGGTTAGACATAAAAAAATGAGTTCCGATGCTGCTTTTAAGCGTTCTGTAGAGATGATGGCTAAAACCGGTATTCCTATGCCAGATAAACGGATGAATATGTATCCGCACGAGTTATCGGGTGGTTTAAGGCAAAGGGTAATGATTGCCATGGCGCTTTTAAATGAGCCAAGTGTCTTGATTGCCGATGAACCAACAACAGCACTTGATGTAACCATTCAGGCACAAATATTGGATTTAATTAAGGAGTTGAATCACAATTTTGGTACCAGTGTTATTTTTATCAGTCATGATTTGGGTGTGGTTGCAGGGATGACGGATAGGATAGCTGTGATGTATGGGGGAAGAGTGGTTGAAACAGCTTCTACTCCGGCTTTGTTTAAAAATCCATCACATCCTTATACAAAAGCACTTTTATCCAGTATCCCACGTTTGGATGAAGAAAAAGGATCTGCATTAAAACCCATTAAAGGATTGCCACCAAGTTTAGAAAACTTACCCAGTGGTTGTTACTTTCATCCAAGATGTCCAAAAAAAGTAGAGCGTTGTGAACACAGCTACCCGGAAAGAAAAACGATTGGAGAAGGTCACTGGGCAACATGTTGGGAAATTGAGTAGTATGAGTTTTAGTACGAATGATGGAGATTGAATCATGAGTGAAAATATTTTAAAAGTTGAAGATCTTAAAGTACATTTTAAATTAAGACAAAAAGGTATCTTTACATCTGAAGTGCAAACAGTGAAAGCTGTAGATGGTGTGAGTTTTGAAGTAAAAAAGGGTGAAACCTTAGGTTTGGTAGGAGAAAGTGGCTGTGGAAAATCCACGTTAGGCCGCGCTATTTTACAGTTAATTAAACCAACATCGGGCAAGGTATTTTTTGAAGATCAAGAAATTACCGCCATGAGAAACTTGCAAAAGATGCGTAAAAAAATGCAGATCATTTTTCAAGATCCTTATGCATCTCTAAATCCAAGAATGACGGTTGAAAGTATTATCTCAGAACCTTTAAAAACATTTAATATAGCAGAAGGTTCAGAGCTTACACGTAAAGTACAAGAGCTTATGGAAATGGTGGGTTTAAGGCCGCAATATATCAGACGCTATCCACATGAATTTTCTGGTGGACAAAGACAAAGAATTGGAATTGCTAGAGCTATTGCTCTTAATCCTGATTTGATCATTGCCGATGAACCCATCAGTGCTTTGGATGTTTCTATTCAAGCTCAGATTTTAAACTTGATGCAAGATTTGCAAAAAGAGTTGGACTTAACCTATATCTTTATTGCCCATGATTTGGCTGCAGTCAGACATATCAGTGATAGAGTTGCCGTTATGTATTTAGGCAAATTGGCTGAAGTAGGGACTGCGGATGAAATCATTAAAAATCCGCAACATCCGTATACCAAAGCCTTGATTTCAGCGATTCCAATCCCTGACCCAGCCATTGAGAAAAATAAACAAAAAACTGTTTTAAAAGGCGATGTTCCTAGCCCAATAAACCCACCTAAAGGCTGTAGATTTCATACGCGTTGTCCAATTGCAATCGATAAATGCAGCCAAGAGATTCCTTTGCTTGAAAACAAAGAGCAGCGCTTGGTAGCTTGTCATGAGGTAAGATAAAAGTAGCCAGGTAAATCGCACCAGCGCAAGGATATGCAAAAAAAAATTAGTTGCTCTCTTTTAGAGAATTAGCTCGCTTACAATTTTATTTTCACTTTCTAAGGTTTTATGAACGGGACAGCGATCAGCTATTTCCAGTAGACGTTGGCGTTGTTCTGGAGTTAGTTCGCCTTGTATATGGATTTTTCTGTGAATAAAATCAATTTTTCCTGTTGTTGTTTCGCAATCTTTGCAGTCTTTGGCATAGATTTTTTCATGGGTCAGCATGATTTTTATGCTGTCGAGCTTAAGTTTTTTGTGTTTGGCGTACATTCTTAATGTCATGGATGTGCAGGCACCCAAGGATGCTAAAAGCAAGTCATAAGGATTTGGGCCAAGATCTTTTCCGCCAAGCGTTTGTGGCTCATCAGCAATTATAGTGTGGTTAGCTGTGCTGATTCTTTGAGTGAAAGGTTGTTTGATTTCTTCTACAATGACGCTCCCAGGTTGAAGTTGCTCTAAGGTGGGGTCATGTGCAGGCAAGTGGCGATCAAACCAACTGGCAATCAGTTGTCCTACATAGAGGGCATCTTCTTTTTTGCTGAGCAAATGATCTGCTTGGTCTAAGCTGACAAAATTCTTGGGGTGCGTGAGCTTTTCATACAGTTTCTGCGCATGATTTATGCTGACAATAGTATCAACGGGAGAGTGAAAAATTAAAGTGTCTGCATTGTTTTGTGAAAGCTGTTTTTCTAAATCAATATGTTGAATATCCTGCATAAACTGACTGCAAAGTTTAAAAGGTTTTTGGCCTAATTTAAATAGGTAATGGTCGCTTTGTTTTTCAAGATGTTTTTCAAGGTGTGAAGGGTGGCTGGGTGCTCCAATAGTGACCAAACCTTTGAGTTGAGGGATTGTATGGGCGATAGCTAAAGCCGCGGTTCCTCCTAGGCTGTGTCCAATGAGAAGTGATGGACTTTGATAGTGGGTTTGCATAAAATCAATGGCAGCTTGTAAATCTTGTAAATTTGAACTGAAATTGGTTTTAGAAAACTCTCCCTGGCTGGAACCCAAGCCGGTAAAATCAAAGCGCAAACTGGCAATACCTTTATTAGCCAGTTCTTTGGATACTCTTGCAGCAATAGCAATGTCTTTAGAGCAGGTAAAGCAGTGAACAAAAAGAGCATAGCTGCGTATAGGTGAAAAGAGGGGTAGGTCAATTTTTGCACTCAAAGTTTGATTTTGGGCATTATTAAATTGAATAGCTTGGGTTTGTATTAGCATAAGCTTTCTCCGTAGAATGATTTATCATGCAAATCTATTCACTTTCAGTTCATTTTGCTAGTATATTATTTCAATGCAACATTATTCTCTTTTGTTCCAAAAGAAAGGAAGATTTTATGAGTAAAAAGTTATTGGTTTTATGTTTATGCCTTGGTTTAGCGGCACCTTCAATGGTGTTTGCCAAAAAAAGAGCTAAAAAACAATCCCAAAGAATTAAGCAAAGCGTAAAAAGTGGCCAGTTAACCAAAGAAGAAGCAGTAGGACTTCGTGAAGATGGCAAGGCCATTAGAGAAGAAGTGAAGTCAGCTAAAGCAGATGGTACAGTTGACCAAGCAGAGAGAGCTAAAATAAAAGAAATGCGTCAAGAGCGTTCTAAGAAAATTTATCAAGAAAAGCATGACGAAGAGCGAATGCTATCAAAAGATAAAAGAAAAAAAATGAAGCAAGCCGTACGTTCAGGTAAGATGACTTCAGAACAAGCCAAGGAAATAGAATCTGAAAGCATGAAAATTAGAGAGCAACGCAAGTCGTTTATGAAAAATGATAATAAGATTGATGAGCAAGAGCGTGAACAGCTTAAAAAAATGCGTGAAGCACTTCGTGCAAAAACAAAGTCTTACATGAAAGAGGAATAAAATACTGAAACTGTGTCACAGTTTTTTTAGAAAAGGCGCTTGAATAAGCGCCTTTTTATTTGAAGGCTTAAAATGCATTTGTAAGACTTAGAAAAATATTTAAGTTTTGCTTGTTGCGTCTCAAACCTAAGATTAAAAATTAGATTGCAATCGCATGAAGTCAGGGTTATGAAGCATAAGTACTATGAAAGAAATGCAAAAAACCCTCAAGCTTGGTATTGTTGGTGGTGGGCAGTTGGCAAAAATGATGTTGCACGTTGCACAGCGCTTGGGGCTGCATACTGGAGTTTTAGATCCCAACAGAGAATGTCCAGCAGCTGCTATGGCACATGAATACAAAGAGGCCAGTTTTTCTGACGGTCAGGCTATTTTAGAGTTTGCAAATGATTATGACTTTGTCACTTACGATTTAGAACATGTAAATGTTGATGAGTTATTAAAAGAAAGCTGCGCAGTTAAAGATAAATTTTTTCCCAAACCAGAAACATTGAATCTTATTCAGGATAAGTTGGTTCAAAAAAAGTTTTACCTTTCTCATAATTTGCCTACAGCAAAGTTGTTGCAAGTCGATAGCACCCCTTACCCATGTATATGGAAAGCGCGGAAAGGGGGTTATGATGGTTACGGTGTAGCCCAACTCAAATCAAAAGAAGATTTTTTAAATTTTAAAGATAAAGTTCCATATCTGCTAGAAGAAAAAATAAACATTCAAAAAGAACTTTCAGTGGTGGTTGCAAGAGCTAAAAATGGCCAGATGGTTCATTATCCGGTGGTAGAAATGCTGGTGGATCAAGAAAAAAATATACTTGATCACTCCTGTAGCCCCGCCCAGATTGATGATCAGCTTAGTTCTCAAGCCATTGCTATTGCTTGTAAAGTTGTTGAGAAGCTAGAAGATGTTGGCTTGTTTGCAGTAGAGCTGTTGTTGGATCAAGATGATAAAATCTTAATTAATGAAATAGCTCCAAGACCGCATAACTCTGGGCACCATACAATTGAAGGCTTCAATATCTCGCAGTTTGAACTGCATTTACGGGCTGTATGCGGATTTCCACTTATTAAGCCTGTTGCAAATAAAGCCTACAGTGGTGTTTTAAATTTGTTAGCAGACCTTTCCTATAAAGGTGAGGTGGAAATAGATGGTTTTACACAAACGATGTCTATGCAAAATGTATATTTACATATCTATGGTAAGCAACAAGCAAAGCCTGGAAGAAAAATGGGGCATGTGACTGTTTTGGCCGACAGCTATGAGGAGCTTGTGCAAAATATTGATCAGCTGAAGCAGTTGATCAATGTGAGAGGTAAGGAGAAGGTATAGTATGGTTGGAATAATTATGGGCAGTGACTCTGATTTAAAAGTGATGTCCGCAGCTAAAGATACTTTAGGTGAACTGGGTCTTGCTTATGAAATGAATATTGTATCGGCACATCGGACACCGCAAAGAATGTTTGATTATGCAAGGGATGCTAAAAAAAGAGGTTTAAAGGTTATTATTGCTGGAGCTGGTGGAGCAGCGCACCTGCCAGGCATGGTTGCTTCTATAACTTCTTTGCCAGTGATCGGTGTACCGATTAAGGCAACAGATATGATGGGTTTGGATGCATTATTGTCAATTGTTCAAATGCCTGGTGGAGTTCCTGTGGCAACTGTAGCGGTCGACAATGCAAAAAATGCGGCTATTCTTGCTGCAAAGATTGTTGCCTTAAGTGATGATAAGCTTGAACAGGCTTTGGAAAAATATACTGAGGATATGAAGACGACTGTTTTATCTAAAGCTCAAAAAATGGGAGATTATTGATATGCCTGATAAAAGTAACTTAGATCTTCTTAATGAATATATTAAAAAAAAGGGCTTAAGGTACTCCAAGCAAAGAGAAGTGATTGCTAAAGCTTTTTTTAAAGCGCAAGATCATATTGAAGTGGAAGATTTGTTTGCTAAGATCCAGAAAGAAGATGCAAAGATTGGTATAGCTACAGTTTATCGTACACTTAACTTACTTAAAGAGTGTGGCTTAGCGGTTAAAAGAGATTTTGATACGGGTATCATTGTTTATGAGAAAGCTCAGAAGAAACACCATGATCATTTGATATGCATAGAGTGTGAGAAAATTGTTGAATTTGAAGAGGAAAAAATTGAGCGCTTGCAAGATAAAGTTGCGGTAGACCACGGCTTTAAATTGACCTTTCATAAGATGGAACTTTATGGTCTGTGCTCTGCATGTCAATCGTAAGTAGTTTATGATTCCTCGTCGGCCAATACCAGTAACAGAGCCTTTTTTATTAAAGTTGCGCTGGCTGATAAGAATTCGCTGGTTTGCAATATTGGGTCAAGCGTCGGTCACTTGGGTTGTTTTATTTGTTTGGGAAATTCTTTTACCCGTTGAGTTTTTTTTGGGTGTTCTTGCCGTCAATACAATGAGTAACATTCTGGCTATGATACTGATGCACAGAAAGTTTATCAATAGAGATTCAATTCTTAAAGCCTTGTTGCTTTATGACGTTTTGTCTTTGACAGCACTTTTATGGTTCTCTGGTGGTCTGTATAATCCATTTAAATACATGTACTTGATTTACATAGCACTTTCCGCCCTAATTCTAAGGTCTTGGTGGAAATGGTTTTTAGTGGTGATTAGCGTTGCATGTTATGCGTTTTTATACTGGTCGCCGGTACCAGATGATTTTATTGCCTACATGCGCGCTAAACCTATTGGCGAAGTGGCCGCCTTTTTGGTTGCTGTTGGATTTATTTCTTCTTCAGTTTATAAATTGACCCAGTCCTTGTTGTACGGAGAAAAGGTAATGCAAACTTTACGAGAAAAACAGTGGCAAAGTGAAAAGTTGAATTCATTGGCAACCTTGGCTGGTGGAGCAGCGCATGAATTGGCAACGCCCTTGTCTACTATAGCAATCTCAGCCAAAGAGTTGGAAAAACGTCTTGCCAAGTACGATGGTTTTAAATTTGAAAAAATGGATGCCCGTCTCATCCGTGATGAGGTGAAAAAATGTCAGACAATTTTGCGCAATATGTCAACTAAGTCAGGTGAGTTGCATGGAGAAACTGTACAGCTTTACAATTTAGAGCAAATGATGCATGAGTCTGCTTCAGAGTATAAAAATGATGTCGAGATTCAGTCGGATTTGCCCAAAGATACAAAAATAAAAATATCAGTCAAAACCTGTGCTATGGTTTTAACATCTTTATTGAAAAATGCTGTACAGG contains:
- a CDS encoding ABC transporter ATP-binding protein is translated as MSNVLSINNLKTYFKTEDGVVKACDGVSYELKKGEVLGVVGESGSGKSVTAMSVMQLVPQPPGYYAGGEIIFEGKDLLKLSQKQMRDIRGESISMIFQDPMTALNPYLKIGTQLIEVLVRHKKMSSDAAFKRSVEMMAKTGIPMPDKRMNMYPHELSGGLRQRVMIAMALLNEPSVLIADEPTTALDVTIQAQILDLIKELNHNFGTSVIFISHDLGVVAGMTDRIAVMYGGRVVETASTPALFKNPSHPYTKALLSSIPRLDEEKGSALKPIKGLPPSLENLPSGCYFHPRCPKKVERCEHSYPERKTIGEGHWATCWEIE
- a CDS encoding transcriptional repressor, with protein sequence MPDKSNLDLLNEYIKKKGLRYSKQREVIAKAFFKAQDHIEVEDLFAKIQKEDAKIGIATVYRTLNLLKECGLAVKRDFDTGIIVYEKAQKKHHDHLICIECEKIVEFEEEKIERLQDKVAVDHGFKLTFHKMELYGLCSACQS
- a CDS encoding ATP-binding protein, whose protein sequence is MIPRRPIPVTEPFLLKLRWLIRIRWFAILGQASVTWVVLFVWEILLPVEFFLGVLAVNTMSNILAMILMHRKFINRDSILKALLLYDVLSLTALLWFSGGLYNPFKYMYLIYIALSALILRSWWKWFLVVISVACYAFLYWSPVPDDFIAYMRAKPIGEVAAFLVAVGFISSSVYKLTQSLLYGEKVMQTLREKQWQSEKLNSLATLAGGAAHELATPLSTIAISAKELEKRLAKYDGFKFEKMDARLIRDEVKKCQTILRNMSTKSGELHGETVQLYNLEQMMHESASEYKNDVEIQSDLPKDTKIKISVKTCAMVLTSLLKNAVQANGTKKVLFKASKQRNHLMLEIQDFGEGMSGEVLQRIGEPFFSLKEPGQGMGLGVYIASAYIDSIGGEIVYDSVIGQGTKVTLKLPLNMIEG
- a CDS encoding 5-(carboxyamino)imidazole ribonucleotide synthase; translation: MKEMQKTLKLGIVGGGQLAKMMLHVAQRLGLHTGVLDPNRECPAAAMAHEYKEASFSDGQAILEFANDYDFVTYDLEHVNVDELLKESCAVKDKFFPKPETLNLIQDKLVQKKFYLSHNLPTAKLLQVDSTPYPCIWKARKGGYDGYGVAQLKSKEDFLNFKDKVPYLLEEKINIQKELSVVVARAKNGQMVHYPVVEMLVDQEKNILDHSCSPAQIDDQLSSQAIAIACKVVEKLEDVGLFAVELLLDQDDKILINEIAPRPHNSGHHTIEGFNISQFELHLRAVCGFPLIKPVANKAYSGVLNLLADLSYKGEVEIDGFTQTMSMQNVYLHIYGKQQAKPGRKMGHVTVLADSYEELVQNIDQLKQLINVRGKEKV
- a CDS encoding dipeptide ABC transporter ATP-binding protein, which produces MSENILKVEDLKVHFKLRQKGIFTSEVQTVKAVDGVSFEVKKGETLGLVGESGCGKSTLGRAILQLIKPTSGKVFFEDQEITAMRNLQKMRKKMQIIFQDPYASLNPRMTVESIISEPLKTFNIAEGSELTRKVQELMEMVGLRPQYIRRYPHEFSGGQRQRIGIARAIALNPDLIIADEPISALDVSIQAQILNLMQDLQKELDLTYIFIAHDLAAVRHISDRVAVMYLGKLAEVGTADEIIKNPQHPYTKALISAIPIPDPAIEKNKQKTVLKGDVPSPINPPKGCRFHTRCPIAIDKCSQEIPLLENKEQRLVACHEVR
- the purE gene encoding 5-(carboxyamino)imidazole ribonucleotide mutase, which translates into the protein MVGIIMGSDSDLKVMSAAKDTLGELGLAYEMNIVSAHRTPQRMFDYARDAKKRGLKVIIAGAGGAAHLPGMVASITSLPVIGVPIKATDMMGLDALLSIVQMPGGVPVATVAVDNAKNAAILAAKIVALSDDKLEQALEKYTEDMKTTVLSKAQKMGDY
- a CDS encoding ABC transporter permease; the encoded protein is MANALEKKQEERIIVEGTSLWKDAYRRLKKNKPAMICAYIVLFLVLLCFLGPWIINEFFPDYAYRKTDLVLKAQPPSLKHWFGTDFLGRDLFSRVLMGGQISIKIGLIAAIVAAIFGTVYGAISGYASRRVDNLMMRFVDVMYSLPYMFLVIIFITMTDSKSEMLLFAALGLVGWLTTARIVRGQVLGLKNREFVLAAKSVGVSSAGIIFKHLIPNTLGPVIIYFTLTVPTMILQEAFLSFLGLGVQPPKPSLGSLINDGANHMIAFWWELVFPGMFMAILLFCLNFLGDGVRDALDPQMRKD
- a CDS encoding alpha/beta fold hydrolase, with translation MLIQTQAIQFNNAQNQTLSAKIDLPLFSPIRSYALFVHCFTCSKDIAIAARVSKELANKGIASLRFDFTGLGSSQGEFSKTNFSSNLQDLQAAIDFMQTHYQSPSLLIGHSLGGTAALAIAHTIPQLKGLVTIGAPSHPSHLEKHLEKQSDHYLFKLGQKPFKLCSQFMQDIQHIDLEKQLSQNNADTLIFHSPVDTIVSINHAQKLYEKLTHPKNFVSLDQADHLLSKKEDALYVGQLIASWFDRHLPAHDPTLEQLQPGSVIVEEIKQPFTQRISTANHTIIADEPQTLGGKDLGPNPYDLLLASLGACTSMTLRMYAKHKKLKLDSIKIMLTHEKIYAKDCKDCETTTGKIDFIHRKIHIQGELTPEQRQRLLEIADRCPVHKTLESENKIVSELIL